One Sinorhizobium mexicanum genomic region harbors:
- the nrdR gene encoding transcriptional regulator NrdR — MRCPYCGSEDSQVKDSRPAEDGNAIRRRRICPDCGGRFTTFERVQLRELMIIKKTGRKVPFDRDKLLRSFEIALRKRPVDRDRIERAVSGIVRRLESSGETEIPSEEIGLQVLEALKSLDDVAFVRYASVYRDFSHAEDFEKVIAEISAKIARDPGE, encoded by the coding sequence ATGCGCTGCCCCTATTGTGGTTCCGAAGACAGCCAGGTGAAGGATTCCCGTCCGGCAGAGGACGGGAATGCCATTCGCCGCCGCCGCATCTGCCCGGATTGCGGCGGCCGCTTCACGACCTTCGAGCGGGTGCAGCTGCGTGAGCTCATGATCATCAAGAAAACCGGCCGGAAGGTACCTTTCGACCGGGACAAGCTGTTGCGTTCATTCGAGATTGCCCTCAGGAAACGCCCCGTCGATCGGGACCGCATCGAGCGCGCGGTGTCGGGCATCGTCCGCCGGCTTGAGAGTTCAGGCGAAACGGAAATCCCTTCCGAAGAAATCGGTCTGCAGGTGCTCGAGGCCTTGAAGAGCCTCGACGATGTCGCCTTCGTCCGCTACGCGTCGGTTTATCGCGATTTCTCGCACGCGGAAGATTTCGAGAAAGTCATCGCGGAGATCAGCGCCAAGATCGCGCGTGATCCTGGCGAATAG
- the glyA gene encoding serine hydroxymethyltransferase: MLAQTNDAFFTRSLAESDPEIFGAIEKELGRQRHEIELIASENIVSRAVLEAQGSIMTNKYAEGYPGKRYYGGCQFVDIAEELAIERAKKLFGVNFANVQPNSGSQMNQAVFLALLQPGDTFMGLDLNSGGHLTHGSPVNMSGKWFNVVSYGVRADDHLLDMDDVAEKARKHKPKLIIAGGTAYSRIWDWKRFREIADEVGAWLMVDMAHIAGLVAGGQHPSPFPHCHVATTTTHKSLRGPRGGMVLTNDEDIAKKINSAVFPGLQGGPLMHVIAAKAVALGEALQPSFKEYTAQIVKNARTLAETLKANGLDIVSGGTDNHLMLVDLRKKNATGKRAEAALGRAYITCNKNGIPFDPEKPFVTSGVRLGAPAGTTRGFKEAEFKEIGELIVEVLDGLKVANSDEGNAAVEAAVREKVIKLTDRFPMYSYM; encoded by the coding sequence ATGCTTGCACAAACCAATGACGCCTTCTTCACCCGCTCTCTCGCGGAAAGCGATCCGGAGATCTTCGGTGCGATCGAGAAGGAGCTGGGGCGCCAGCGCCACGAGATCGAGCTGATCGCCTCCGAGAACATTGTTTCGCGTGCCGTGCTCGAGGCCCAGGGCTCGATCATGACGAACAAATATGCCGAGGGCTATCCGGGCAAGCGCTACTACGGCGGCTGCCAGTTCGTCGATATCGCCGAGGAACTGGCGATCGAACGCGCCAAGAAGCTCTTCGGCGTCAACTTTGCCAACGTCCAGCCGAACTCCGGCTCGCAGATGAACCAGGCCGTATTCCTGGCACTGCTGCAGCCGGGCGACACCTTCATGGGCCTCGATCTTAACTCCGGTGGTCACCTGACCCACGGCTCGCCCGTGAACATGTCCGGTAAGTGGTTCAACGTCGTCTCCTACGGAGTCCGCGCCGACGATCACCTGCTCGACATGGACGACGTTGCCGAAAAGGCTCGCAAGCACAAGCCGAAGCTCATCATCGCCGGCGGCACCGCCTATTCGCGCATCTGGGACTGGAAGCGCTTCCGCGAAATCGCCGATGAAGTCGGCGCCTGGCTGATGGTCGACATGGCCCATATCGCCGGTCTCGTTGCCGGTGGTCAGCATCCGTCTCCGTTCCCGCACTGCCACGTCGCCACGACGACGACGCACAAGTCGCTGCGCGGTCCGCGCGGCGGCATGGTGCTCACGAATGACGAGGACATCGCCAAGAAGATCAATTCGGCCGTCTTCCCCGGCCTTCAGGGCGGCCCGCTGATGCACGTGATCGCGGCCAAGGCCGTTGCTCTTGGCGAAGCGCTGCAGCCCTCCTTCAAGGAATATACGGCTCAGATCGTCAAGAACGCCCGCACGCTCGCCGAAACGCTGAAGGCGAACGGCCTCGACATCGTTTCGGGCGGTACAGACAACCACCTGATGCTCGTTGACCTGCGCAAGAAGAACGCGACGGGCAAGCGGGCGGAAGCCGCTCTCGGCCGCGCCTACATCACCTGCAACAAGAACGGCATTCCCTTCGATCCGGAAAAGCCCTTCGTCACGTCGGGCGTCCGTCTCGGTGCGCCGGCTGGCACGACGCGCGGCTTCAAGGAGGCGGAATTCAAGGAAATCGGCGAGTTGATCGTCGAGGTGCTTGATGGCCTCAAGGTTGCCAATTCCGACGAGGGCAACGCCGCCGTGGAAGCTGCGGTGCGCGAGAAGGTGATCAAGCTCACCGACCGGTTCCCGATGTACAGCTACATGTGA